Genomic DNA from [Limnothrix rosea] IAM M-220:
CTCTGGCGTGACATGGGGATAGGGTTCATTGAGGATATATTTCCAGTCTGGTTTACCTGTGAAAAATTCTTTTTCCACCCAAGCATTGCCGGCTTTGATGGCTTCTTTTTCGGTGTCGGAGATTTTCGGTAATAACTTTAGTTTTTCAATGGTGAGCATTACCCAGCGAGTGATGAGATTTCGCCGTAAATAAGGAATTAAAACCAGAGATAGGGCGATCGCCGCGCCGCCGAGAAGGACACGGAGAATAAGAGACGCGGTGAGGGGGGGGAGGGAGAAATAATGGAAAGAGGAGAGGAGAGTGATCATGGGCTATAGTCCTATGGGAATAACGGTAGAGAGAAAGATGGGTAATATTCGTTCTTTTAAAGAATTAAGGGTTTGGCAGAATGCCATGGATGGGGCGATGGTTATTTTTGCTCGAAGTAAATTGTTTCCAAGTGAAGAAAAGTTTTCTTTGACAGACCAGATACGTCGTTCTTCTCGTTCTGTGGCGGCAAACTTAGCGGAGGCTTGGCGGAAACGTCGCTAT
This window encodes:
- a CDS encoding four helix bundle protein, translating into MGYSPMGITVERKMGNIRSFKELRVWQNAMDGAMVIFARSKLFPSEEKFSLTDQIRRSSRSVAANLAEAWRKRRYPAAFVSKLSDSEAEAAETQTWVELARRCGYLSDEEAKDLDSRYEQILGQLVVMITQRDKWTIR